A stretch of Cicer arietinum cultivar CDC Frontier isolate Library 1 chromosome 5, Cicar.CDCFrontier_v2.0, whole genome shotgun sequence DNA encodes these proteins:
- the LOC105852054 gene encoding uncharacterized protein, whose protein sequence is MAWSTILTDKSHTLVDAKYLPLSRHLDGTNKYAWGTVALLVLYDYLSYACCYDTKQLGGYITLLQYKVHEYKRMIDALTHANVIWRPWENHRDVTPFVDVMFYIAHLRLCSTVVKYLLERCFR, encoded by the exons ATGGCGT GGAGTACTATTTTGACTGATAAGAGTCATACTTTAGTTGATGCGAAATATCTTCCTTTATCCAGACATTTAGATGGTACAAATAAATACGCATGGGGTACTGTTGCACTTCTAGTCCTTTATGACTACCTTTCATATGCCTGCTGTTATGACACCAAACAACTAGGTGGATATATTACGCTGCTTCAG TACAAGGTCCATGAGTACAAACGTATGATTGACGCATTGACACATGCAAATGTCATATGGAGACCATGGGAGAATCACAGGGATGTCACTCCCTTTGTTGATGTCATGTTCTATATTGCTCACCTCCGATTATGCAGCACAGTAGTGAAATATCTGTTAGAGAGGTGTTTTAGATAA
- the LOC101499686 gene encoding cellulose synthase-like protein G1, whose protein sequence is MATFTLHKETVQSWLPLSRFHILSHFLCVLLLFYYRIKHLIIFFNNNQTSDTPKLPWILMTLAEIILSIMWFFNQAYRWRPVSRSVMTEKLPADDKLPGLDIFVCTIDPEKEPTMEVMNTVVSAIAMDYPCDKLSVYLSDDGASPITHYGIKEASQFAKFWVPFCRKYGVKSRCPKVFFSPLGEDDHVLRTLEFEAERDQIKAKYEKMQKNIEKYSSDPKNLRMVTDRASRIEIINDEPQMPRIVYVSRERRPSLPHKFKGGALNTLLRVSGLISNGPYVLAVDCDMYCNDPSSAKQAMCFFLDPETSKYIAFVQFPQMFHNLSKKDIYDNQSRTAFKTMWQGMDGLRGPGLSGSGNYLNRSALLFGCPNQKDDYLLDAQNYFGKSTKYVESLKVIRGQQTIKKNLSKEEILQEAQVVASCSYETNTKWGTEVGFSYGILLESTITGYLLHCRGWKSAYLYPKTPCFLGCAPTDIKEGMLQLVKWLSELCLLAVSKYSPFTYGFSKMSTIHNFTYCFMSISSIYAIGFILYGIVPQVCFLKGIPVFPKVTDPWFALFVILYVATQIQHLIEVLSGDGSVAMWWDEQRIWILKSVTSLFAIIEAIKKWLGLNKKKFNLSNKAIDKDKLEKYEQGRFDFQGAALYMSPMVVLLIVNTVCFFGGLWRLFNTRDFEDMFGQLFLVSYVMALSYPIFEGIITMIKSKSG, encoded by the exons ATGGCAACCTTCACACTTCACAAAGAAACAGTTCAATCATGGTTACCTCTAAGCAGATTTCACATACTATCCcattttttatgtgtattgcTTCTCTTTTATTACCGTATcaaacatttaattattttcttcaataatAATCAAACTAGTGACACTCCAAAACTACCATGGATTCTAATGACACTAGCTGAAATTATTCTATCAATTATGTGGTTTTTCAACCAAGCATACCGGTGGCGGCCGGTGAGTCGTTCGGTTATGACCGAGAAGTTACCGGCCGATGATAAGTTACCGGGACTCGACATATTTGTTTGTACAATTGATCCTGAAAAAGAACCAACGATGGAAGTCATGAACACAGTTGTTTCAGCTATTGCTATGGATTACCCTTGTGATAAGCTTAGTGTTTATCTTTCTGATGATGGAGCTTCTCCTATTACTCATTATGGAATTAAAGAGGCTTCTCAATTTGCAAAATTTTGGGTTCCTTTTTGTAGAAAGTATGGTGTAAAATCAAGGTGTCCTAAGGTTTTTTTCTCTCCTTTGGGTGAGGATGATCATGTTCTTAGGACTCTTGAATTTGAGGCAGAGAGAGACCAGATCAAG GCCAAGTATGAGAAAATGCAGAAAAATATCGAGAAATATAGTTCTGACCCTAAAAATCTCCGTATGGTAACCGACAGAGCTTCTCGCATCGAG attaTAAATGACGAACCACAAATGCCACGTATCGTATATGTATCTCGTGAAAGAAGACCATCACTTCCTCACAAGTTCAAAGGAGGTGCCCTCAATACATTG CTTAGAGTGTCAGGTCTAATAAGTAATGGGCCTTATGTACTTGCAGTGGACTGTGACATGTATTGCAATGATCCATCTTCAGCCAAACAAGCTATGTGTTTCTTTCTTGATCCAGAAACTTCTAAATATATTGCATTTGTTCAATTCCCTCAAATGTttcacaatcttagcaaaaaaGATATCTATGATAATCAATCCAGAACCGCTTTTAAg ACAATGTGGCAAGGGATGGATGGTTTGAGAGGTCCAGGTCTTTCTGGCAGTGGTAATTACTTGAATAGAAGTGCATTATTATTTGGATGTCCAAATCAAAAAG ATGACTATCTTCTTGatgcccaaaattattttggcAAGTCTACCAAATACGTAGAATCATTGAAGGTCATCCGTGGACAACAAACTATCAAAAAGAATCTTTCAAAAGAGGAAATTTTGCAAGAAGCTCAAGTTGTGGCATCTTGTTcttatgaaacaaacacaaaatgGGGCACCGAG GTAGGATTCTCATATGGCATCTTACTAGAGAGCACCATAACTGGCTATCTTTTGCACTGTAGAGGATGGAAATCAGCTTACCTTTACCCAAAAACACCCTGTTTTTTAGGATGTGCACCAACTGATATTAAAGAAGGAATGCTTCAATTAGTGAAATGGTTGTCTGAACTTTGCTTGCTTGCAGTCTCTAAATATAGCCCTTTTACATATGGATTTTCAAAAATGTCCACTATTCATAATTTCACTTATTGCTTCATGTCAATTTCATCTATATATGCCATTGGCTTCATCCTTTATGGCATTGTACCTCAAGTATGCTTCTTGAAAGGAATACCTGTCTTCCCAAAG GTCACAGACCCTTGGTTTGCATTATTTGTGATATTATATGTAGCCACTCAAATTCAACATTTGATAGAGGTCCTTTCTGGTGATGGATCTGTGGCAATGTGGTGGGATGAACAAAGAATTTGGATTCTAAAGTCAGTTACAAGTTTATTTGCAATAATAGAGGCAATTAAGAAATGGTTAGGATTGAACAAGAAAAAATTCAACTTATCAAACAAAGCAATTGACAAAGATAAACTTGAGAAATATGAACAAGGTAGGTTTGATTTTCAAGGTGCAGCTTTGTACATGTCTCCAATGGTTGTGTTACTCATAGTGAACACTGTTTGTTTCTTTGGTGGTTTATGGAGACTATTCAATACTAGAGATTTTGAAGATATGTTTGGTCAACTTTTTCTAGTTAGCTATGTAATGGCTCTTAGTTATCCCATTTTTGAGGGGATAATAACTATGATCAAAAGTAAGAGTGGATAG